A stretch of the Ischnura elegans chromosome 5, ioIscEleg1.1, whole genome shotgun sequence genome encodes the following:
- the LOC124159684 gene encoding uncharacterized protein LOC124159684, whose translation MGSFSRWPEVYPLQDITAESTARAFVDGWVSRFGTPLRLTTDQGRQFESHLFKELTKLLGIRHLRTAGYNPAANGLVERFHRQLKASIMCHATEWWTDCLPVVLLGIRSAWKDDLSATPAELLYGQPLRLPGDFLSHTPPEATVDPASFAMQLRRHFGKLCPKSGSRHGEHSVYIFSDLDTASHVFVRNDALRRPLQPPYDGPFPVVSRHPKDYVVHIHGRDVMVSLNRLKPAFMTSNGVPQSTPLLPSAVDNPEPRQPEPQSRDYTTRAGRRIHFPPHLKDFTP comes from the exons ATGGGCTC GTTTTCTCGCTGGCCAGAGGTTTACCCGCTGCAAGACATCACTGCTGAATCTACTGCCAGGGCTTTCGTCGACGGCTGGGTTTCAAGGTTCGGAACGCCTCTCAGGCTCACTACCGATCAAGGTCGGCAATTCGAGTCACACCTGTTTAAGGAGCTCACTAAGCTTCTTGGCATCAGACACCTCCGCACTGCAGGATACAATCCAGCAGCCAACGGCCTTGTGGAGCGTTTTCATCGACAATTGAAAGCCTCCATCATGTGCCATGCAACAGAGTGGTGGACTGATTGCCTGCCAGTTGTCCTTTTGGGAATCAGGTCAGCATGGAAGGATGACCTGAGTGCCACTCCTGCGGAGCTTTTGTACGGGCAGCCTCTTCGCTTGCCAGGGGATTTCCTTTCACATACACCTCCAGAAGCGACGGTTGATCCTGCTAGTTTTGCCATGCAGCTGCGAAGACATTTTGGCAAGTTATGTCCTAAATCTGGCTCCCGCCATGGTGAGCATTCTGTATATATTTTCAGTGATTTGGATACAGCATCACATGTCTTTGTGCGGAATGACGCTCTCCGAAGGCCTCTCCAGCCTCCCTATGATGGTCCATTTCCAGTGGTTTCACGCCATCCCAAGGACTATGTAGTGCATATCCATGGCCGGGATGTCATGGTTTCCCTCAACCGTTTGAAGCCAGCATTTATGACTTCCAATGGGGTGCCACAGTCTACACCATTGCTACCATCAGCTGTGGACAACCCTGAGCCACGACAACCTGAACCACAATCAAGAGACTATACCACAAGAGCTGGGAGGAGAATTCACTTTCCTCCTCATTTAAAGGACTTTACCCCATAG